In Pseudonocardia sp. DSM 110487, the sequence TCCTCGACCCCGACCTCGTCGTGCTCGGCGGCGGCGTCGGGCGCAACCTCGACATGCTCGGCGACGCGATCTCGCGCCGGATCGCGGAGCTCGGGCCGCTGCGGCCCCGGATCGTGGCGAGCGAGCTCGGCGACGGGGATGTGCTGTTCGGGGCGGTGGCGCGGGCCCTCGACGTGGCGCGCGACCAGTTGTTCGAGCGCCGTTCCCAGGGCGCGTAGCCCGCCCGGCAGAATGCTCGGACGGGTGATGTCGTCGTGTGCGTCGACGCCGTCACCCCGCTCGAGCAGCGGGTGCGGGTGCACTGGGCAGCGGCGGGTCCGCCGGATGGGCGGCGGACTACACGTTCACCGTTGCCTGCGACGCGATCGGCGCGGAGATCGTCGAGGCGGACCTGCAGTACGCCCGTTGACGGCGGAACAATTGCCGCAGGGGCCGCTCGGTGGGCGGGTGAGGATCGCGATGGCGGCGAGCACGAGCCACGCCTTACTCCGCACGGTCGGCACCGAACCGTCCCCTGATGCGCTCCGCCGTGGTGGATACGGCCGCGCCGACGTCGGTGAAGACCTTCGCGAGCGGATCGGTGGACGAGGCGACGGCGTCCCGGTAGCTCCTGGCGGCCGAGCCGATGTCGGTCGACCAGTGGTCCGACGGGCGCTGGTCGGTCCGGCGCGGGTAGTCGCCTGCCAGGATGGCCCGGTACTCGACCGACGCGGCCCACTGCTGCAGCTGCGCCGCCCGCACCACGGCGAGCGGGTGGCTCAGCCGCTCGGTGTGCCGCAGCTTCAGCAGGCTGTCGCGGATGTCCTCGCCCGCGCTGTACTCGGCGGCCTGCTGCAGGAACGCGGGGATGTCGACCTCGACCGGGCGTAGCCCGCCGGCCAGCACGATATGGGTCTCCAGTGCGGCGCGCGGGTCCTGGGCGCACAGCAGCCCCGCGCGGTCGCACGACAGCTCCGCCTTGCGGTACCACTCGCTCAGCGCGGCCATGATCGCCCGCAGCCCGAGCGCGCTGACCGGCATCCACGACATGGTCAGCTGCAGATCGATCAAGCGCACCATCATCGTCCGGTACACGGCGTGGCCGGACAGGATGTGCCCCATCTCGTGGCCGATC encodes:
- a CDS encoding M48 family metallopeptidase, with product MTSNSRSNPAPRTSDGTGEGRGKQLASPAGRVRFPGISPRAYEHPVDRGALATLRMAPGFAEVLKAMSGFFHERGERLRAVGSAIRVGPTQYPELDRLRHECAEILDIDPVPQMFVARDASANAMALGMDEPFIVLNTGLVELLDTDGLRFTIGHEMGHILSGHAVYRTMMVRLIDLQLTMSWMPVSALGLRAIMAALSEWYRKAELSCDRAGLLCAQDPRAALETHIVLAGGLRPVEVDIPAFLQQAAEYSAGEDIRDSLLKLRHTERLSHPLAVVRAAQLQQWAASVEYRAILAGDYPRRTDQRPSDHWSTDIGSAARSYRDAVASSTDPLAKVFTDVGAAVSTTAERIRGRFGADRAE